One region of Anaeromyxobacter paludicola genomic DNA includes:
- the pdxR gene encoding MocR-like pyridoxine biosynthesis transcription factor PdxR produces the protein MSKTLNLQLDRASKTSLAEQIRRGITAAIDGGVLAPGARLPSWLDLAAQLGVARGTVKTAYERLVDEQLITASRSGGTRVAHRPAKRARPEPSAGTDLLPALYQDVLSGPAIFQNGVPAPDCFPVALFARLRAQAARAEVVAPAIYPDPRGELELKSEIAAHLALARGIECRPSQIFVAAGFSGALGVTLRVLRPEGQTAWVENPGFPPSRRALEIAQISPVPIPVDEDGLDVSYGLKHAPDAAVALVTPGQQAPLGGTLSLARRIELIEWATRTSAWIIEDDYLGELQLKRRAAPSLASLDSAGRVIHIGSFSKTISPTLRLGFVVVPAALVAQYSEAVACLAPAPGPAVQLATAEFIRDGHYMRHLRRMKRVYAGRSDALRAQLEAKGLSAHPAGLAQLLPLPDGARDDVIAREAFAHGLAPSPLSTWFSPGGNQRSGLILGVATAVEDQLPAACDRLHQLIRKFS, from the coding sequence ATGTCGAAGACTTTGAATCTGCAGTTGGACCGGGCGTCGAAGACGTCTTTGGCGGAACAGATCCGCCGTGGCATCACCGCTGCCATCGACGGCGGCGTGCTCGCTCCAGGCGCAAGGCTGCCCTCCTGGCTCGACCTCGCAGCGCAACTGGGCGTGGCACGGGGCACCGTCAAGACGGCTTACGAGCGGTTGGTCGATGAGCAGCTGATCACGGCGTCACGCTCGGGCGGCACCAGGGTCGCCCATCGTCCCGCGAAGCGCGCAAGGCCCGAGCCGTCTGCAGGAACAGATCTGTTGCCTGCGCTCTACCAGGATGTTCTTTCTGGGCCGGCCATCTTCCAGAATGGCGTTCCCGCACCCGACTGCTTCCCGGTAGCGCTCTTCGCTCGGCTGCGCGCTCAGGCCGCGCGCGCCGAGGTAGTCGCTCCCGCGATCTATCCTGATCCTCGCGGCGAGCTCGAGCTCAAGTCCGAGATTGCGGCGCATCTGGCGCTGGCGCGGGGCATCGAGTGCCGTCCATCCCAGATATTCGTCGCGGCAGGCTTCTCCGGCGCGCTCGGCGTCACGCTCAGGGTACTGAGACCCGAAGGGCAAACTGCCTGGGTGGAGAATCCGGGGTTTCCGCCAAGCCGCAGAGCGCTCGAGATCGCCCAGATCTCCCCGGTTCCGATCCCCGTTGACGAAGACGGCCTCGACGTCTCCTACGGCTTGAAGCACGCGCCTGATGCCGCCGTGGCGCTCGTGACACCGGGGCAACAAGCTCCACTCGGTGGGACCCTGTCGCTCGCTCGTAGGATTGAGCTCATCGAATGGGCAACGCGCACGAGTGCGTGGATCATCGAGGATGACTACCTCGGCGAGCTTCAGCTGAAGCGACGTGCTGCCCCCAGCCTGGCATCACTGGACAGTGCCGGACGCGTCATCCATATCGGTTCGTTCAGCAAGACGATCAGCCCTACGCTTCGACTGGGCTTCGTCGTCGTGCCCGCCGCGCTGGTTGCGCAGTATTCCGAGGCAGTAGCGTGTCTCGCCCCTGCCCCCGGACCCGCTGTGCAGCTGGCAACTGCCGAGTTCATCCGGGACGGACATTACATGCGACATCTGCGCCGCATGAAGCGCGTGTACGCGGGCCGGAGCGATGCCCTGCGTGCGCAGCTGGAGGCCAAGGGGCTTTCCGCGCACCCGGCTGGCCTCGCACAGCTGCTCCCGCTGCCCGACGGCGCGCGCGATGACGTCATCGCCCGGGAAGCATTCGCCCATGGGTTGGCGCCTTCTCCACTTTCGACGTGGTTCAGTCCTGGCGGCAATCAACGCTCGGGGCTCATTCTCGGCGTCGCCACGGCTGTCGAGGACCAGCTTCCCGCGGCTTGCGATCGTCTGCATCAGCTGATCCGCAAGTTCTCCTGA